One window of Curtobacterium sp. 458 genomic DNA carries:
- a CDS encoding oligopeptide:H+ symporter, with protein MSGTTAPGHEPSTKRTFFGQPFELSTPFAVELWERFSFYGMQGIVLIYMYYSLTQGGLGIDKGIASGIMGAYGGAVYLFTIIGAWVADRLIGADRTLFGSAVVVMLGHIALAVLPGVTGVGVGLVLIALGSGGLKATATTIVGGLYTKDDPRRDAGFSLYYLGVNLGAFFGPLLTGLLQSTLGFHFGFGLAAVGMAAGLVQYAIRRRHLPEVVRQVTNPVDRRRLPLVAVLVVVALVVIVAAVLTGLLNVGNLPTVVVAIVVLATIGYFVVILGSGISAEERSRVFAFIPLFIASAVFWSLYQQQFTVVTVYADQRLDRSLFGWEMPVSWVQSINPVFIIVLSGVFAAIWTKLGDRQPSTPTKFALGTGIMGVAFLLFLPFVRSGENGTPLLALVGILLVFTIAELLLSPVGQSVATKLAPAKFQTQMVALFFLSVSLGTAATGVLSRYYDPANEAPYFTVLGLAAVVVGVLLLVFAKPVLRLMRGVR; from the coding sequence ATGTCAGGTACCACCGCTCCGGGTCACGAGCCCAGCACGAAGCGCACGTTCTTCGGACAGCCGTTCGAACTGTCCACGCCGTTCGCGGTCGAGCTGTGGGAGCGGTTCTCGTTCTACGGCATGCAGGGCATCGTCCTGATCTACATGTACTACTCGCTGACGCAGGGCGGGTTGGGCATCGACAAGGGCATCGCGAGCGGGATCATGGGCGCCTACGGCGGCGCGGTGTACCTGTTCACGATCATCGGCGCCTGGGTCGCCGACCGGCTCATCGGCGCGGACCGGACGCTGTTCGGCAGTGCCGTCGTCGTCATGCTCGGCCACATCGCGCTCGCCGTCCTGCCGGGCGTCACCGGCGTCGGCGTCGGACTGGTCCTCATCGCCCTCGGCTCGGGCGGGCTGAAGGCGACCGCCACCACGATCGTCGGCGGTCTCTACACGAAGGACGACCCGCGTCGTGACGCGGGCTTCTCTCTGTACTACCTCGGCGTGAACCTGGGCGCGTTCTTCGGCCCGCTGCTGACCGGGCTGCTGCAGAGCACGCTCGGGTTCCACTTCGGCTTCGGCCTCGCCGCCGTCGGCATGGCCGCGGGTCTCGTGCAGTACGCCATCCGTCGCCGCCACCTCCCCGAGGTCGTCCGGCAGGTCACCAACCCGGTCGACCGTCGACGCCTGCCGCTCGTGGCCGTCTTGGTGGTGGTGGCGCTCGTGGTGATCGTCGCCGCGGTCCTCACCGGGCTCCTCAACGTCGGCAACCTCCCGACCGTGGTCGTCGCGATCGTGGTCCTCGCGACCATCGGGTACTTCGTCGTGATCCTCGGCAGCGGCATCAGCGCCGAGGAACGCTCGCGCGTGTTCGCGTTCATCCCGCTCTTCATCGCGAGCGCCGTGTTCTGGTCGCTCTACCAGCAGCAGTTCACGGTCGTCACGGTCTACGCGGACCAGCGGCTCGACCGCTCGCTGTTCGGGTGGGAGATGCCGGTCTCGTGGGTCCAGTCGATCAACCCGGTGTTCATCATCGTGCTCTCCGGCGTGTTCGCCGCGATCTGGACCAAGCTCGGCGACCGTCAGCCCTCGACCCCGACGAAGTTCGCCCTCGGCACGGGCATCATGGGCGTCGCGTTCCTGCTCTTCCTGCCGTTCGTGCGCTCCGGCGAGAACGGCACGCCGCTCCTCGCACTCGTCGGCATCCTGCTCGTCTTCACCATCGCCGAGCTGCTCCTGTCGCCCGTCGGGCAGTCCGTCGCGACGAAGCTCGCACCCGCGAAGTTCCAGACACAGATGGTGGCGCTGTTCTTCCTGTCGGTGTCGCTCGGCACCGCGGCGACCGGCGTGCTCTCGCGCTACTACGACCCGGCGAACGAGGCGCCGTACTTCACCGTGCTCGGCCTCGCGGCGGTCGTGGTCGGCGTCCTGCTGCTCGTGTTCGCGAAGCCGGTCCTCCGCCTGATGCGCGGCGTCCGCTGA
- the fliQ gene encoding flagellar biosynthesis protein FliQ, whose protein sequence is MDQQAVLDLVLQALLVAGKLAAPVLVTSLVVGFAISLFQSVTQIQEVTLSFVPKAVAVAIALVVCGNWMISEMIAFTHAAFDMIPKLLGAA, encoded by the coding sequence ATGGACCAGCAAGCCGTCCTCGACCTCGTGCTCCAGGCGCTCCTCGTCGCCGGCAAGCTCGCCGCCCCGGTCCTCGTGACCTCGCTCGTGGTGGGCTTCGCGATCTCCCTGTTCCAGTCCGTGACCCAGATCCAGGAGGTCACGCTGTCGTTCGTCCCGAAGGCCGTCGCGGTCGCGATCGCGCTCGTCGTCTGCGGCAACTGGATGATCTCGGAGATGATCGCGTTCACGCACGCCGCGTTCGACATGATCCCGAAGCTGCTCGGGGCGGCCTGA
- the fliP gene encoding flagellar type III secretion system pore protein FliP (The bacterial flagellar biogenesis protein FliP forms a type III secretion system (T3SS)-type pore required for flagellar assembly.) — MVAGFLLLTASGAHAAVVQPTAPATPTPPATGDFSVSVNGPDGTPSSAVVTLIGITLLSVAPALMLMMTSFTKIFVVLAMTRNALALQSIPPNQVLAGLALFLSLFVMAPVIGHINDDALQPYLAGHLDFNQAVEVGTKPLRTFMLHQTREEDVALITRAAGQANPKDLSDVPMTTVIPAFIISELRSAFIIGFVIFIPFLVIDLVVSAALMSMGMMMLPPVMISLPFKILLFVLVDGWGLIIKSLIESYQVVH, encoded by the coding sequence ATGGTCGCCGGCTTCCTCCTGCTCACCGCGTCCGGCGCGCACGCCGCCGTCGTCCAGCCGACCGCGCCGGCGACCCCGACCCCGCCCGCGACGGGCGACTTCAGCGTCAGCGTGAACGGCCCGGACGGCACGCCGTCCTCGGCCGTCGTGACGCTCATCGGCATCACGCTGCTCAGCGTCGCACCGGCCCTCATGCTCATGATGACGTCGTTCACGAAGATCTTCGTCGTCCTCGCGATGACCAGGAACGCCCTCGCACTCCAGTCGATCCCGCCGAACCAGGTGCTCGCCGGCCTCGCCCTCTTCCTGTCGCTGTTCGTGATGGCGCCGGTCATCGGGCACATCAACGACGACGCGCTCCAGCCGTACCTCGCGGGGCACCTCGACTTCAACCAGGCGGTCGAGGTCGGGACGAAGCCGCTGCGGACCTTCATGCTGCACCAGACGCGCGAGGAGGACGTCGCGCTCATCACCCGCGCAGCCGGTCAGGCGAACCCGAAGGACCTGTCCGACGTGCCGATGACGACGGTGATCCCGGCGTTCATCATCTCCGAGCTGCGGAGCGCGTTCATCATCGGGTTCGTCATCTTCATCCCGTTCCTCGTCATCGACCTCGTCGTCTCCGCCGCGCTCATGTCGATGGGCATGATGATGCTCCCGCCGGTGATGATCTCGCTGCCGTTCAAGATCCTGCTGTTCGTGCTCGTCGACGGCTGGGGACTCATCATCAAGTCGCTCATCGAGTCGTACCAGGTGGTGCACTGA
- a CDS encoding acyl-CoA dehydrogenase — protein MVDTAPAHSTSTPKASTPKADAAGDPAAGTPVGSTAADVHIDVDLVAELLLGRWAEDRRISRRLALDPAMHKIEGMPYADARSRTLDQLRILVEAGAIQRPYPPEFGGQDNHGGNLAAFEELTTADPSMQIKAGVQWGLFGSAVHHLGTERNHREFLPGIVSFEVPGCFAMTETGHGSDVQSIATSATYDPDTQEFVIHTPFRGAWKDYIGNAALHGKAAVVFAKLVTQGVDHGVHAFYVPIRDDEGTFLPGVGGEDDGYKGGLNGIDNGRLHFDHVRVPRTNLLNRYGDVAEDGTYSSPIASPGRRFFTMLGTLVQGRVSLDGAAVVAQKIGLQIALTYAMERRQFPTGDGTEGVLLDYGRHQRRLIPRLATVFAQSFAHEKLLRTFDDVFSGREDTPQRREDLETQAAAFKAMSTWSALDTLQECREACGGAGFLAENRLTGLRADLDVYVTFEGDNTVLLQLVGKRLLTEFRARAPKDAAATARFVAGTAASKLADAMGIRRLEQTLADRGSLAASVTDLQDPTTQRELLAGRVDTMVTEIGMRLAGAGKDRERAALLLNRSQHELIEASKAHAELMQWDAFTEALDEVPEGDTRRVLVWLRDMFALGLLEQHLGWYLVHGRLTAQRARAVSAYIDRLVARVRPVVPQLLETFGYEPGHVRAPIALGAERERQDEARAWFAAEAAAGHLPEQEKKPRP, from the coding sequence ATGGTCGACACCGCGCCCGCGCACAGCACCAGCACCCCGAAGGCCAGCACCCCGAAGGCCGACGCCGCCGGTGACCCCGCCGCGGGCACCCCCGTCGGGTCCACCGCTGCCGACGTGCACATCGACGTCGACCTCGTCGCCGAACTCCTGCTCGGCCGGTGGGCCGAGGACCGGCGCATCTCCCGTCGCCTCGCGCTCGACCCGGCGATGCACAAGATCGAGGGCATGCCCTACGCCGACGCCCGGTCGCGCACGCTCGACCAACTGCGCATCCTCGTCGAGGCCGGTGCGATCCAGCGGCCGTACCCGCCGGAGTTCGGCGGCCAGGACAACCACGGCGGGAACCTCGCGGCGTTCGAGGAGCTCACGACGGCCGACCCGTCGATGCAGATCAAGGCGGGCGTGCAGTGGGGCCTCTTCGGTTCCGCCGTGCACCACCTCGGCACCGAACGGAACCACCGCGAGTTCCTCCCCGGCATCGTCTCGTTCGAGGTCCCGGGGTGCTTCGCCATGACCGAGACCGGGCACGGGTCGGACGTGCAGAGCATCGCCACAAGCGCCACGTACGACCCGGACACGCAGGAGTTCGTCATCCACACGCCCTTCCGCGGTGCGTGGAAGGACTACATCGGCAACGCCGCCCTGCACGGCAAGGCCGCCGTGGTGTTCGCGAAACTGGTGACGCAGGGCGTCGACCACGGTGTGCACGCGTTCTACGTCCCGATCCGCGACGACGAGGGCACGTTCCTTCCCGGCGTCGGCGGGGAGGACGACGGCTACAAGGGCGGCCTGAACGGCATCGACAACGGTCGCCTGCACTTCGACCACGTGCGCGTGCCCCGGACGAACCTCCTGAACCGCTACGGCGACGTCGCCGAGGACGGCACCTACAGCTCCCCCATCGCGTCGCCCGGCCGTCGGTTCTTCACGATGCTCGGCACGCTCGTGCAGGGCCGGGTCTCGCTCGACGGCGCGGCGGTCGTGGCGCAGAAGATCGGTCTGCAGATCGCCCTGACCTACGCGATGGAGCGACGGCAGTTCCCCACCGGCGACGGCACCGAGGGCGTCCTGCTCGACTACGGCCGGCACCAGCGCCGGCTGATCCCGCGGCTCGCGACCGTGTTCGCGCAGTCGTTCGCGCACGAGAAGCTGCTCCGGACCTTCGACGACGTCTTCAGCGGACGTGAGGACACGCCGCAGCGCCGCGAGGACCTCGAGACGCAGGCGGCCGCGTTCAAGGCGATGTCGACGTGGTCGGCACTCGACACGCTCCAGGAGTGCCGCGAGGCCTGCGGCGGTGCCGGGTTCCTCGCGGAGAACCGCCTCACCGGCCTCCGCGCCGACCTCGACGTCTACGTGACGTTCGAGGGCGACAACACCGTCCTGCTCCAGCTCGTCGGCAAGCGGCTGCTCACCGAGTTCCGCGCGCGGGCACCGAAGGACGCGGCGGCGACCGCGCGCTTCGTCGCGGGTACGGCAGCGTCGAAGCTCGCCGACGCCATGGGGATCCGGCGGCTCGAGCAGACCCTCGCCGACCGCGGCTCCCTCGCCGCGAGCGTGACGGATCTCCAGGACCCGACGACCCAGCGCGAACTCCTCGCCGGCCGCGTCGACACGATGGTGACCGAGATCGGCATGCGGCTCGCCGGGGCGGGGAAGGACCGGGAGCGCGCGGCGCTGCTCCTGAACCGCTCGCAGCACGAACTCATCGAGGCGTCGAAGGCGCACGCCGAGCTCATGCAGTGGGACGCCTTCACCGAGGCCCTCGACGAGGTCCCCGAGGGTGACACCCGGCGGGTGCTCGTCTGGCTCCGCGACATGTTCGCCCTCGGCCTGCTCGAGCAGCACCTCGGCTGGTACCTCGTGCACGGGCGTCTGACCGCTCAGCGCGCCCGGGCCGTGTCCGCGTACATCGACCGACTGGTCGCCCGGGTCCGCCCGGTCGTGCCGCAGCTGCTCGAGACGTTCGGGTACGAGCCCGGACACGTGCGGGCACCGATCGCGCTCGGTGCCGAGCGGGAGCGACAGGACGAGGCGCGCGCCTGGTTCGCCGCCGAGGCCGCCGCGGGGCACCTGCCCGAGCAGGAGAAGAAGCCGCGCCCGTGA
- a CDS encoding EscU/YscU/HrcU family type III secretion system export apparatus switch protein encodes MSDSGERSEKATDKRMREVHRKGQLGRSQDLGAWVGIAAAALMIPAAIGNAAAAGESQLAAVRTVIADPTIGTMNRVFAEAMASVGTIIGPMLGVTAVAVLAAAVAQGGVHFRRMAPQPDHFDPVQGFKRVFGVQALWNGVKALLKTTVVGLVLWFAVQGLVPVLMTSGSLPLTAVLAAAGDGVGTLLRAAIAAGLLLAAVDVFVVVRRNRKRTMMTKREVKDENKQSDGDPLIRSQRRSRQMAMSRNRMISAIGDADVVMTNPTHYAVAIKYEAGKSAPRVVAKGAGPVAAAIKDRALEARVPIVQDVPLTRALHAACELGQEIPVDLYTPVARVLSFVMQLAARGAAAGTHAAPRPTTEAEVATVLDPTTLTGDVRPRKLRTPRPAQTPREGAPTEGVPA; translated from the coding sequence GTGTCCGACAGTGGAGAGCGGTCCGAGAAGGCCACCGACAAGCGGATGCGCGAGGTGCACCGCAAGGGGCAGCTCGGCCGGTCCCAGGACCTCGGCGCGTGGGTCGGCATCGCGGCGGCGGCGCTGATGATCCCCGCCGCGATCGGCAACGCGGCGGCGGCGGGGGAGTCCCAGCTCGCGGCGGTGCGGACCGTCATCGCAGACCCGACGATCGGCACGATGAACCGGGTGTTCGCCGAGGCCATGGCGTCCGTCGGCACGATCATCGGCCCGATGCTCGGGGTCACCGCGGTCGCCGTGCTCGCCGCCGCCGTCGCCCAGGGCGGCGTGCACTTCCGCCGGATGGCGCCGCAGCCCGACCACTTCGACCCGGTGCAGGGCTTCAAGCGCGTGTTCGGCGTGCAGGCGTTGTGGAACGGCGTCAAGGCGCTCCTGAAGACCACCGTCGTCGGGCTCGTGCTCTGGTTCGCCGTGCAGGGACTCGTGCCCGTGCTCATGACGAGTGGCTCACTGCCGCTGACCGCGGTGCTCGCGGCCGCCGGGGACGGGGTCGGGACACTGCTCCGTGCGGCGATCGCCGCGGGGCTGCTGCTCGCCGCCGTGGACGTGTTCGTGGTCGTCCGCCGGAACCGCAAGCGCACGATGATGACCAAGCGCGAGGTCAAGGACGAGAACAAGCAGTCCGACGGCGACCCGCTGATCAGGTCGCAGCGTCGTTCGCGGCAGATGGCGATGAGCCGGAACCGGATGATCTCCGCCATCGGCGACGCGGACGTCGTGATGACCAACCCGACGCACTACGCGGTCGCGATCAAGTACGAGGCGGGCAAGTCCGCACCGCGGGTCGTCGCCAAGGGGGCGGGGCCGGTCGCCGCGGCGATCAAGGACAGGGCGCTCGAGGCCCGCGTGCCGATCGTGCAGGACGTCCCCCTCACCCGCGCCCTGCACGCCGCGTGCGAGCTCGGGCAGGAGATCCCGGTCGACCTCTACACGCCCGTCGCCCGCGTGCTGTCGTTCGTCATGCAGCTCGCGGCCCGGGGCGCGGCTGCCGGCACGCACGCCGCGCCGCGTCCGACGACCGAGGCAGAGGTCGCGACCGTCCTCGACCCGACGACGCTCACGGGCGACGTCCGGCCCCGCAAGCTCCGCACCCCGCGCCCTGCTCAGACCCCGCGCGAAGGCGCTCCCACGGAAGGGGTTCCCGCGTGA
- a CDS encoding flagellar biosynthetic protein FliO produces MDTAVIVLRVALSLGVVLALMWVLHRVSRKKLVGGKAHGRRAASVEVVGRQGIGGKASVVVVDVEGERLVLGVTEHGVSLLTSGAAPAPELTIVTGPVVLPTGRDTTPTPSADVFRRELEQQGGADPRLPADLPMRPRNRRPQRAVVPTAAQLQGSILSADTWRQAAAALKNRRAG; encoded by the coding sequence GTGGACACCGCGGTCATCGTCCTCCGCGTCGCGCTCTCGCTCGGCGTGGTGCTCGCCCTCATGTGGGTGCTGCACCGCGTCAGCCGGAAGAAGCTCGTGGGCGGGAAGGCCCACGGCCGCCGTGCCGCGTCGGTCGAGGTCGTCGGTCGTCAGGGCATCGGCGGCAAGGCGAGCGTGGTCGTCGTCGACGTCGAGGGGGAGCGGCTCGTGCTCGGGGTCACCGAGCACGGGGTGTCGCTCCTCACGAGCGGTGCCGCGCCCGCTCCGGAACTGACCATCGTCACCGGACCCGTCGTCCTGCCCACAGGGCGGGACACGACCCCGACCCCGTCGGCCGACGTGTTCCGTCGTGAACTCGAGCAGCAGGGCGGGGCCGACCCGCGCCTCCCTGCCGACCTGCCGATGCGCCCGCGCAACCGGCGCCCGCAGCGCGCCGTGGTCCCGACCGCCGCGCAGCTGCAGGGCTCGATCCTGTCCGCGGACACCTGGCGGCAGGCCGCCGCGGCCCTGAAGAACCGGCGAGCCGGGTGA
- a CDS encoding flagellar biosynthetic protein FliR: protein MELSIDAARLEGTMLAGVRLVAFFVIAPPFAYKAFPGTVKVALGIALAIGVAPRVTAGYATLDTGAFLVALVTQLVVGLALGFLVYLVFAAVQSAGSLIDLFGGFTLAQAFDPQSQVNGAQFTRLFQMTALALLFASGGYQLIVAGLVRSFDAVPLVAADGSPAGFALGGFAGVLVHALTQMFLATLQIAGPLVVVLFLADVGLGLLTRVAPALNAFQMGFPIKIGLTVLFAGALVMALPSVVSSLTGDAVQAITGRG from the coding sequence ATGGAGCTCAGCATCGACGCCGCGCGCCTCGAGGGGACCATGCTCGCTGGCGTGCGCCTCGTGGCGTTCTTCGTCATCGCACCGCCGTTCGCGTACAAGGCGTTCCCGGGCACCGTCAAGGTCGCGCTCGGCATCGCCCTCGCCATCGGGGTCGCTCCGCGGGTGACCGCCGGGTACGCGACGCTCGACACCGGAGCCTTCCTCGTCGCGCTGGTCACGCAGCTCGTGGTCGGGCTCGCCCTCGGCTTCCTCGTGTACCTCGTGTTCGCAGCCGTGCAGTCCGCGGGGTCGCTCATCGACCTGTTCGGCGGGTTCACGCTCGCGCAGGCGTTCGACCCGCAGTCGCAGGTGAACGGTGCGCAGTTCACGCGGCTGTTCCAGATGACGGCGCTCGCGCTCCTGTTCGCATCGGGCGGTTACCAGCTCATCGTCGCCGGGCTCGTCCGGTCGTTCGACGCCGTGCCGCTCGTCGCCGCGGACGGCAGCCCGGCCGGCTTCGCACTCGGGGGCTTCGCCGGGGTGCTCGTGCACGCCCTGACGCAGATGTTCCTCGCGACGCTGCAGATCGCCGGGCCGCTCGTCGTCGTGCTCTTCCTCGCCGACGTCGGACTCGGCCTGCTCACCCGGGTCGCCCCGGCGCTCAACGCCTTCCAGATGGGCTTCCCGATCAAGATCGGCCTCACCGTGCTGTTCGCGGGGGCGCTCGTGATGGCCCTGCCCTCCGTGGTGTCGTCGCTCACCGGCGACGCCGTCCAGGCGATCACGGGCAGGGGGTGA
- the csrA gene encoding carbon storage regulator CsrA, with protein MLVLTRKVGERILVGDDIVITVLDGRGDGVRIGIDAPRGVKIQREEVVRAVIEANAEAAAAAGAADDDAEARLRRALGDQGGPSAGS; from the coding sequence GTGCTGGTACTCACGCGGAAGGTCGGCGAGCGGATCCTCGTCGGTGACGACATCGTCATCACGGTGCTCGACGGCCGTGGCGACGGGGTGCGCATCGGCATCGACGCCCCGCGCGGTGTGAAGATCCAACGCGAGGAGGTCGTCCGGGCGGTCATCGAGGCGAACGCCGAGGCCGCAGCCGCCGCGGGTGCTGCCGACGACGACGCCGAGGCCCGGCTCCGTCGTGCGCTGGGCGACCAGGGTGGTCCGTCGGCCGGGTCCTGA
- a CDS encoding flagellar biosynthesis protein FlhA, with product MNRKDLPKLAVPVFIVGIILLLILPVPSFLLDVLIICNILLALVILLTTLFVKKPLDFSVFPSLLLVATLFRLGLNVASTRLVLGDGFAGDVIQAFGHVAVSGSIIIGAVIFLILVVIQFVVVTKGAERVAEVGARFTLDAMPGKQMAIDADLNAGLITDAEAKERRAAVSAEADFYGAMDGASKFVKGDAIAGILIIVINLVGGIAIGMTQNGLSITDALGKYGILTIGDGLVTQIPALLMAVSTGMIVTRSGAETEMGSSAAAQLGQSRNALTIAGVAAIAMGFIPGMPIVAFLIVGGLLLFTGWRIGQNTKREAAAASQAQALEAAAPAADTPEDLIEQMRVHALEILLAPDLVDMVSGASDDLLGRVRALRRKIAVDMGIVVPPVRTRDSIDLPPSTYAIRIAGVEAGRGTAPSRSVLALGDQLDGLPGAATVEPVFGLAGKWVPAELRHAAEMTGATVIDRVSVLVTHLQAVIGDNAARLLTREDVKVLTEGVKQVNPAAVDELVPGMLSMAELQRVLQGLLAERVPINDLGRICEALTLRAKVSTDPEGLVESARAALGPALVARHTDGGVLRVIMIDPLLEQTMLEGLRPSEQGSQIVLDAHRIEQVLGSVRDAVRSVEDQGLSAVLVCAPQLRPAVHRMVAAQSNGLPVLSYQEATAAGSTIETVGVVRVTDAVAA from the coding sequence GTGAACCGCAAGGACCTGCCGAAGCTCGCCGTCCCGGTCTTCATCGTCGGCATCATCCTGCTGCTGATCCTGCCGGTGCCGTCGTTCCTGCTCGACGTGCTCATCATCTGCAACATCCTGCTGGCGCTCGTCATCCTGCTCACGACGCTGTTCGTCAAGAAGCCGCTCGACTTCTCGGTGTTCCCGTCGCTGCTGCTCGTCGCGACGCTGTTCCGCCTCGGCCTGAACGTCGCCTCGACGCGCCTCGTGCTCGGTGACGGCTTCGCGGGCGACGTCATCCAGGCGTTCGGGCACGTCGCCGTGTCCGGGTCGATCATCATCGGCGCCGTGATCTTCCTCATCCTCGTCGTGATCCAGTTCGTGGTCGTCACGAAGGGTGCCGAGCGCGTCGCCGAGGTGGGCGCCCGCTTCACGCTCGACGCGATGCCGGGCAAGCAGATGGCGATCGACGCCGACCTCAACGCGGGGCTCATCACGGACGCCGAGGCGAAGGAGCGCCGCGCGGCGGTCTCCGCGGAGGCCGACTTCTACGGCGCGATGGACGGTGCCTCGAAGTTCGTCAAGGGAGACGCCATCGCGGGCATCCTCATCATCGTCATCAACCTCGTCGGCGGCATCGCGATCGGGATGACCCAGAACGGGCTCTCGATCACCGACGCCCTCGGCAAGTACGGCATCCTGACGATCGGCGACGGCCTCGTCACGCAGATCCCCGCGCTCCTCATGGCGGTGTCGACGGGCATGATCGTCACCCGCTCCGGTGCCGAGACCGAGATGGGGTCGAGCGCCGCCGCCCAGCTCGGCCAGTCGCGGAACGCCCTCACGATCGCCGGGGTCGCCGCGATCGCCATGGGCTTCATCCCCGGGATGCCGATCGTGGCGTTCCTCATCGTCGGCGGGCTCCTGCTCTTCACCGGGTGGCGCATCGGGCAGAACACGAAGCGCGAGGCCGCGGCGGCGTCGCAGGCGCAGGCGCTCGAGGCGGCGGCCCCCGCCGCCGACACCCCGGAGGACCTCATCGAGCAGATGCGCGTGCACGCCCTCGAAATCCTGCTCGCCCCCGACCTCGTCGACATGGTGTCCGGCGCCTCGGACGACCTGCTCGGCCGGGTGCGGGCACTGCGCCGGAAGATCGCGGTCGACATGGGCATCGTGGTGCCCCCGGTCCGGACGCGGGACAGCATCGACCTGCCGCCGTCGACGTACGCGATCCGGATCGCCGGCGTCGAGGCCGGCCGGGGGACCGCACCGTCCCGCAGCGTCCTCGCCCTCGGCGACCAGCTCGACGGACTCCCGGGCGCCGCCACCGTCGAGCCGGTGTTCGGCCTCGCCGGCAAGTGGGTCCCCGCAGAGCTCCGGCACGCCGCCGAGATGACCGGGGCGACCGTCATCGACCGGGTGTCCGTGCTCGTGACGCACCTGCAGGCCGTGATCGGTGACAACGCCGCGCGCCTGCTCACCCGCGAGGACGTCAAGGTCCTCACCGAGGGCGTCAAGCAGGTCAACCCCGCCGCGGTCGACGAACTCGTCCCCGGCATGCTGTCGATGGCCGAGCTCCAGCGCGTCCTGCAGGGGCTCCTCGCCGAGCGCGTCCCGATCAACGACCTCGGCCGCATCTGCGAGGCACTGACCCTCCGCGCGAAGGTGTCGACCGACCCCGAGGGGCTCGTCGAGTCCGCCCGTGCGGCCCTCGGTCCCGCGCTCGTCGCCCGGCACACCGACGGCGGCGTGCTCCGCGTCATCATGATCGACCCGCTGCTCGAGCAGACGATGCTCGAGGGGCTCCGCCCGTCGGAGCAGGGCAGCCAGATCGTCCTCGACGCGCACCGCATCGAGCAGGTCCTCGGCTCGGTCCGCGACGCCGTCCGGTCGGTCGAGGACCAGGGACTCTCCGCCGTCCTCGTCTGCGCGCCGCAGCTCCGGCCAGCCGTGCACCGCATGGTCGCTGCGCAGTCGAACGGCCTGCCGGTCCTGTCGTACCAGGAGGCCACGGCCGCGGGCTCCACCATCGAGACCGTGGGGGTGGTCCGTGTCACCGACGCGGTTGCAGCGTGA
- a CDS encoding DNA-binding protein, translating to MIVITADQIDSRAGSDRVETALLGVSDVLGDAAVLPPERTAGDEFQVLVSSGGAAVDVVRALTRQGGWSIGVGVGAVESPLPTSTRAATGPAFYAARAAVERAKSTPERFALEVAPGASRDTSEVEPLFAQTVRALGRRSAEGWELADLLDAGLSRTEAAARLDITPQAVAKRYASAELRSDAPVRAALAALLESTDRPADEERTP from the coding sequence ATGATCGTCATCACGGCGGACCAGATCGACAGCCGAGCGGGATCAGACCGCGTCGAGACGGCTCTGCTGGGAGTGTCCGACGTCCTCGGCGACGCCGCGGTGCTGCCGCCGGAACGCACCGCGGGCGACGAGTTCCAGGTGCTCGTGTCCTCCGGGGGCGCGGCCGTCGACGTCGTCCGAGCGCTGACGCGGCAGGGCGGCTGGAGCATCGGTGTCGGCGTCGGAGCCGTCGAGTCACCCCTGCCGACGTCCACCCGTGCAGCCACCGGCCCGGCGTTCTACGCGGCGCGGGCGGCCGTCGAGCGTGCGAAGTCCACGCCGGAGCGCTTCGCGCTCGAGGTGGCACCGGGTGCCTCGCGCGACACGTCCGAGGTGGAGCCGCTCTTCGCACAGACCGTCCGCGCCCTCGGCCGCCGCTCCGCCGAGGGGTGGGAACTGGCCGACCTGCTCGACGCCGGCCTGTCCCGGACCGAGGCCGCGGCCCGCCTCGACATCACACCGCAGGCGGTCGCGAAGCGGTACGCGTCGGCCGAGCTCCGGAGCGACGCCCCGGTGCGCGCCGCGCTGGCCGCCCTGCTGGAGTCGACCGACCGACCTGCCGACGAGGAGCGCACACCGTGA